The nucleotide sequence CCCACGAACCGCAATCACGCACGATCGGGAGGGCGAGGCTTCTGCCGAGCCTGCCCCACGAACCGCTATCGCGCACGATCGGGAGGGCGAGGCTTCTGCCGAGCCTGCCCCACGAACCGCAATCACGCACGATCGGGAGGGCGGGGCTTTCGCCGAGCCGGTCTTATGATTGGGAGACAAGACGACACTCGGGAGGGCGGGGCTTCTGCCGAGCCCGCCTTTCAATTGTCCGGTCGATAGCCATGCTCCCCAAGGAACTCATCGCCCAAATCCGACGGATCGAGATTCACACCAATCGTTTGGTCAACGATTTGTTCGGCGGCGAATACCATTCGGTCTTCAAGGGGCAGGGCATGGAATTCGAAGAAGTGCGCGAATACCTCCCCGGCGATGATGTCCGCCTCATCGACTGGAATGTCACCGCGCGCACGGGCACGCCCTTCATCAAGAAGTTCCGCGAGGAACGCGAGCTGCTGGTCATGCTGCTGGTCGATTTGTCGGCGTCCGGACGTTTCGGCACAATCAACCGTGCCAAAAACCAGGTGGCCGCCGAGACGGCGGCCGTCCTCGCGTTCTCCGCGATCAAGAACAACGACAAAGTCGGGATGATCGTGTTCACCGATCAAATCGAACTCTACATTCCGCCGAAGAAGGGCCGGTCGCACGTCCTGCGCCTGATTCGCGAGATTCTCTATTTCGAGCCGCAGGGAAGGGGGACTAATCTCACGGCCGCGCTGGAGTTCTTCGGACGCGTGACCCACCGCAAGTCGGTCGCCTTCCTGATTTCCGATTTTTTCGATGCCCACTATGAGCACCGGCTGATGGTGGCGCACCAACGCCACGATGTCATCGCGGTCGTTGTCGAAGACCCGCGCGAGCGCACCTGGGCCGATGTCGGGCTGATCGAGTTGGAAGACTTCGAAACCGGACGGCGTACCGTCGTCGATACGGCCGACCGCGCCGCGCGGATGGCCTTCGAGAACCAGGTCAACATGCGCGCCGCGCGCCGCCGCAAGCTCTTCGATTCGATCCGGCTCGACAATGTGGCGCTGTCGACCGACAGGCCGATAGCCGACGGATTGATCGCATTCTTCCGCCGCCGGGAACGGCGGCGTCGATAGGAAAGGCGGTCGCAATGCTGGGCACTCAAGAGTTGCTGCTCATCCTGGGCGCCGGAATCCTGCTCTTCGGAGCCAAACGCATTCCGGAGATCGCGCGCGGGCTGGGACGCAGCGTCCACGAATTCAAAAAGGGACTGCGCGAAGAGCCGGCGGAGGGGGACAAAGAGCGGAAGGTCGATCAGGAGGACCGCAAGGAACCGCAACCGTGACGTCTTCGGGCATGGGACATCCGCGGCGACGCGGATCCATTGGAGTCAAGCGTATCTCGACGAAACGGGGGCTTCCCCCGGGCTCGGCGGTCTATGTCGGTGAGAAGACCGATGCGCCGATCACCGTCTCGGTCATCGACTACGATGCCGACAACCTGCAGGAGCGCACCGAGATCGCAGCCGATCGGCCGGCAGCGTCGCGCGCGCCTGGAAACGTCACGTGGATCAACTGCGACGGGATCCACGATCCCGCGCTGATCACCCGCATCGGCGAATCGTTCGGCCTGCATCCGCTGGTGATCGAAGACATCCTCAACACCGATCAACGACCCAAGATCGACATCTCCGAGCACTATGTCTTTGTCGTCGTCAAAATGCTCTACCCGGCGCCCGACGACGGGCTGACGGTCGAGCAGGTGAGTCTCGTCTTCGGGGAGGGGTTTCTCCTGTCGTTCCAGGAACGGGCGGGCGATGTGTTCGATCCCGTGCGCAAGCGCCTGCGCGAGGGACCGCGCCGCCGATTCATCCACTCCGACTACCTCGCCTACGCGCTGATTGACGCCATCGTCGATGGTTATTTCCTCGTGCTGGAACAGATCGGCGATCGCGTCGAGTCGATCGAGCACAAGCTCGTTGCGCATCCGACCGCCGAGGACCTGGAAACCATCCACCGCCTCAAACGCGAGCTGGTGGTCCTGCGCAAACCGATCTGGCCGCTGCGCGAAGTCATCGGCGGCATGAGCCGCTCCGAGACGCCGCTGATCGATTCCGCCACCGGCGTCTACATTCGCGATCTCTATGAGCACGCCGTGCAGGTGCTCGATACGGTCGAGACCTACCGCGATATGGTATCGGGTCTGCTCGATGTCTACCTGACCAGCGTCAGCAACCGCATGAACGAGGTGATGAAGGTCCTCACCGTCATAGCGACCATCTTCATTCCGCTGACCTTCCTGGCGGGAGTCTACGGGATGAATTTTTCTCCTGAGGTCGGCGGCCTGAACATGCCGGAATTGCGCTGGCCGTATGGCTACGTAACTTTCTGGGGCGCATCCCTGGCACTGGGCATCGGACTGTTGGTCTTCTTCCGCCGCAAGGGATGGCTGTGATGGACGGCAATCGCACACGCACACGCGGCGTGTGTATAATCCCGTGAGGCCCTCGACAGCTCAATCTGCCGACCGGGTCTCGTTTTGTCGTATGCACCAGACCCTGAGAATGAAACCGTGTCGGCTGCCAATGGCGCTATCCCTGATGGTCGCCGTCCTCGGCCCCGCCGGCGGGGCCGCCGCAGACGCCGATC is from Candidatus Zixiibacteriota bacterium and encodes:
- a CDS encoding DUF58 domain-containing protein, which produces MLPKELIAQIRRIEIHTNRLVNDLFGGEYHSVFKGQGMEFEEVREYLPGDDVRLIDWNVTARTGTPFIKKFREERELLVMLLVDLSASGRFGTINRAKNQVAAETAAVLAFSAIKNNDKVGMIVFTDQIELYIPPKKGRSHVLRLIREILYFEPQGRGTNLTAALEFFGRVTHRKSVAFLISDFFDAHYEHRLMVAHQRHDVIAVVVEDPRERTWADVGLIELEDFETGRRTVVDTADRAARMAFENQVNMRAARRRKLFDSIRLDNVALSTDRPIADGLIAFFRRRERRRR
- a CDS encoding twin-arginine translocase TatA/TatE family subunit — translated: MLGTQELLLILGAGILLFGAKRIPEIARGLGRSVHEFKKGLREEPAEGDKERKVDQEDRKEPQP
- the corA gene encoding magnesium/cobalt transporter CorA, with protein sequence MGHPRRRGSIGVKRISTKRGLPPGSAVYVGEKTDAPITVSVIDYDADNLQERTEIAADRPAASRAPGNVTWINCDGIHDPALITRIGESFGLHPLVIEDILNTDQRPKIDISEHYVFVVVKMLYPAPDDGLTVEQVSLVFGEGFLLSFQERAGDVFDPVRKRLREGPRRRFIHSDYLAYALIDAIVDGYFLVLEQIGDRVESIEHKLVAHPTAEDLETIHRLKRELVVLRKPIWPLREVIGGMSRSETPLIDSATGVYIRDLYEHAVQVLDTVETYRDMVSGLLDVYLTSVSNRMNEVMKVLTVIATIFIPLTFLAGVYGMNFSPEVGGLNMPELRWPYGYVTFWGASLALGIGLLVFFRRKGWL